Proteins encoded together in one Bacteroides zoogleoformans window:
- a CDS encoding acyl-CoA thioesterase: MEKYIYELKMKVRDYECDLQGIVNNANYQHYLEHTRHEFLISAGADFAKLHAEGIDPVVARISMAFKTPLKSGDEFVCKLYMRKEGIKYVFYQDIFRAIDGKVSLKGVVETVCVVNGRLTDSSRFDALFAPYLQGE, from the coding sequence ATGGAAAAGTATATATATGAACTGAAAATGAAGGTGCGCGACTATGAGTGCGACCTTCAAGGCATTGTAAACAATGCCAACTACCAGCACTATCTGGAACATACGCGTCATGAATTTCTGATTTCGGCAGGCGCCGACTTCGCCAAACTGCACGCAGAGGGCATCGACCCCGTGGTGGCGCGCATCAGCATGGCCTTCAAGACCCCGCTGAAGAGCGGTGACGAGTTCGTCTGCAAGCTCTACATGCGGAAAGAGGGCATCAAGTACGTCTTCTATCAGGACATCTTCCGGGCAATCGACGGCAAGGTATCTCTGAAAGGCGTGGTAGAAACCGTCTGTGTGGTGAATGGCCGCCTGACCGACAGCAGCCGTTTCGATGCACTCTTTGCCCCCTACTTGCAAGGAGAATAA